One Drosophila willistoni isolate 14030-0811.24 chromosome 2R unlocalized genomic scaffold, UCI_dwil_1.1 Seg167, whole genome shotgun sequence DNA segment encodes these proteins:
- the LOC124460168 gene encoding fibrinogen C domain-containing protein 1-A-like — MIDNEMGKGIGQKFTTYDRDNDASDANCAAQFYGAWWYKYCFGPNLNGRYYTSATNTWDSMSWDSWNSLKSVQMLIRPKNSLNQ, encoded by the exons ATGATCGACAATGAAATGGGAAAAGGCATAGGACAAAAATTCACGACTTACGATCGTGATAATGATGCCAGTGATGCGAATTGTGCGGCACAATTTTATGGAGCCTGGTGGTACAAATACTGCTTTGGCCC AAATCTAAACGGACGATATTATACAAGTGCAACCAATACGTGGGATAGTATGAGCTGGGATAGCTGGAATTCTCTGAAATCAGTACAAATGCTCATTCGACCAAAAAACTCTTTAAATCAATGA